Proteins encoded together in one Chryseobacterium sp. G0201 window:
- a CDS encoding DUF4197 family protein — protein sequence MKKYIIAAALIIGTGAVINTTMQSCTTLATTDLGLSIIKKFLLNGIDKGVNVYSNKQAFLQNNMVDKALPKQLREINSMLEKISPSLVQKEREYIADAAVYTVNISKPILVNAVNTLNAQDVTRIIQGEKGTATLILKEKTSQQLVAAITPKVEEQLNQYGIVKSINTALSGSHLLGSLLGGSKTTVNSGGLSQLASEQLVDGIFNIIEDYEIQNSKSLLGPLGK from the coding sequence ATGAAAAAATATATCATCGCAGCTGCTTTAATCATTGGTACAGGTGCAGTTATCAATACTACCATGCAGTCTTGCACTACTTTAGCGACTACAGACTTGGGACTATCAATCATTAAAAAATTTCTTTTAAACGGAATTGATAAAGGCGTAAATGTTTACAGCAACAAACAGGCATTCCTTCAAAATAATATGGTGGATAAAGCCTTGCCAAAACAATTGAGAGAGATCAATTCTATGCTGGAAAAAATTTCACCTTCTTTAGTTCAAAAAGAGAGAGAATATATTGCTGATGCTGCTGTTTATACAGTGAATATCTCAAAACCGATTTTGGTAAATGCCGTAAATACCTTAAATGCACAGGATGTAACGAGAATTATTCAGGGTGAAAAAGGTACAGCTACTCTGATTTTGAAAGAGAAAACCTCTCAACAACTGGTTGCGGCAATCACTCCGAAAGTTGAGGAACAATTGAATCAGTATGGCATTGTGAAGAGCATCAACACCGCCTTATCGGGAAGCCATTTGTTGGGAAGTCTTCTTGGAGGAAGCAAAACTACCGTAAATTCAGGAGGTTTAAGCCAACTGGCATCCGAACAGCTTGTAGACGGAATATTCAATATCATTGAAGATTATGAGATTCAAAACTCTAAGTCACTTCTTGGACCTCTTGGAAAATAG
- a CDS encoding DUF493 family protein: MDILQGNQHANPEEFYNSLKEKLEDHHDFPEDYLFKFIIPTDQSKLTEIYRVFDGIKFTLGNRESKNGKYTACNINAFVLDANQVVKIYKEVAKIEGVILL; the protein is encoded by the coding sequence ATGGATATATTACAAGGAAATCAACACGCAAACCCTGAGGAGTTTTACAACTCTCTAAAGGAAAAACTGGAAGATCATCATGATTTTCCGGAAGATTATTTATTTAAATTCATAATTCCAACTGATCAGTCAAAACTTACTGAAATTTACAGAGTTTTTGATGGTATTAAATTTACACTAGGAAACCGCGAAAGTAAAAATGGAAAATATACAGCCTGCAATATCAACGCATTTGTTTTAGATGCTAATCAGGTTGTTAAAATTTATAAAGAAGTCGCAAAAATAGAAGGAGTTATTCTTCTGTAA
- a CDS encoding ArsC/Spx/MgsR family protein, which produces MLVKVLHNGNCSKSNAVLEYLDENGVPFEIINMTEDPLSILEIKTVLKKLNQSVFHIIRKTEKLYMDNFANKNYSEEEWVKILSENPSLIQRPILIKGSVAMLGRPIDNVKFFIEK; this is translated from the coding sequence ATGTTAGTTAAGGTTTTACATAATGGAAACTGTTCAAAATCAAATGCTGTTTTAGAGTATTTAGATGAGAATGGAGTGCCTTTTGAGATCATCAATATGACAGAAGATCCACTAAGCATTTTGGAAATTAAAACAGTCTTGAAAAAGCTTAACCAAAGCGTTTTTCATATTATCCGCAAGACTGAAAAGTTGTATATGGATAATTTTGCGAATAAGAATTATTCTGAAGAAGAGTGGGTGAAAATTTTATCTGAAAATCCTTCTTTGATACAAAGACCAATTTTAATAAAAGGCTCTGTTGCGATGTTGGGAAGACCGATTGACAACGTAAAGTTTTTTATTGAAAAGTAA
- a CDS encoding deoxynucleoside kinase yields the protein MHIAVTGNIGAGKTTLTTLLSKHYGWDAQFEDVDHNPYLEDFYADMSKWSFALQIYFLGSRFRQVKEIRESGKNIIQDRTIYEDAHIFAENLNDMKLLSDRDFNNYISVFNLMKAFVSAPDLLIYLKSDVPNLVKKIYKRGREYEASISIEYLSKLNQKYEKWISNYTEGKLLIIEVDDLDFVEKPEDFGFILEKIEAELNGLF from the coding sequence ATGCATATTGCAGTTACAGGGAATATTGGAGCAGGAAAAACTACATTAACGACCTTGCTTTCAAAGCATTACGGATGGGATGCGCAATTTGAGGATGTAGATCATAATCCTTATCTGGAGGATTTTTACGCAGATATGAGCAAGTGGAGTTTTGCGCTGCAGATTTATTTTTTGGGAAGCAGATTCCGTCAGGTAAAGGAGATCAGGGAAAGTGGGAAAAACATTATTCAGGATCGTACGATTTATGAAGATGCTCATATTTTCGCAGAAAACTTAAATGATATGAAGCTTCTTTCAGACAGAGATTTCAATAATTATATTTCTGTTTTTAATTTGATGAAAGCCTTTGTTTCTGCGCCGGATCTGTTGATCTATTTAAAATCTGATGTTCCGAATCTGGTGAAAAAGATCTACAAAAGAGGACGGGAATATGAAGCGTCAATCAGCATTGAATATCTTTCAAAGCTGAATCAAAAATATGAGAAATGGATCTCCAATTATACAGAAGGAAAGCTTTTGATCATTGAAGTTGATGATTTGGATTTTGTGGAAAAACCGGAAGATTTCGGATTTATCTTGGAAAAGATCGAAGCAGAACTGAACGGATTGTTTTAA